The DNA window TTGGCGCGCTTTCGGTCGTTTCATTGATCACCGTGACTTGCATGTCTGTTTCAATACGCGCGGCCCGCCGTACTTCGATGCTCTCGATTTCCTTTGGAATGGCCAAGTGTACATGTGGGTAAGGCTTGACTTTGTCTTCGAGCACCTTGGTTTCGAATGCCATGACCGAATTGAGCATAGCAAATCGAACAATGACATTTTGACCTTCCCGAAGGAACAAGGTCTTACCATCGCGATCCCTGGGAGGTGTCACAATGACACCATGGCGCGGCTCGATGCCAATCAATCGCACAACATAACGCCTAGCATCGCCTTCCCTTTGTAACTGCATGGCGATACCGATCTTCAGACCTAGCTTTTCGAAGTCCAAGCGTTCCTCCCCAGACCAGTGTACAATGAATTTGTAATTCTCTCCCAAAGGATAGCAATAATTAGGCCAAGTGCGAAATGTCTGAGCTTCTTCTCAACCTTGTCGAGAACCCGGATGATTTTCCGAATGTCAGCAAGGCGTGTCAGGCGCCAGATGGCCTGCTCGCTTTTAGCACAAAACTGTCTGAGGCGCTGGTCATCGAAGCATATCAACGTGGTATCTTTCCGTGGTATGAAGATGGCAGTCCAGTCTTATGGTGGTGTCCGAGCCAGCGTTGTGTGCTTTGGCCGAGCCATCTAAAAATTCGTCGTTCATTGAGAAAACGGTTACGTAACTCCAAATATCATTTTACGGTCAATTGCGCCTTTGAAGATGTGATTCGTTGGTGTGCTGAAATACCACGCAAGGGACAGAATGGCACATGGATCACAGAGGATATGCGAAAGGTATACATTTCTTTGCATCGAAGCGCAATCGCACATTCCATCGAGGTTTGGGAAAACGATGTTCTCATTGGCGGGCTATATGGTATCCGAATTGGAGGCATGTTTTGTGGAGAGAGTATGTTTTCTCGCCGACCAGACGCGTCAAAAATGGCGCTGGCGGTATTATGTCAACTGTCGTTGAACACAGGGGTCAGTGTCATCGACTGTCAATTGCCAACCGAGCATTTAATGTCATTAGGTGCCGTCACCATCCCTCGTTCAGAATTTATTGAATTGCTTAAAAGGGAACGTCAAAAAAGTGGTATAGAATGGCCATGTGGTCCAATCAAGTGGCAAGCACAATGAATCGTACCAATCATATCGGTCGACCGAACGAGACGATTGAAACGCTCACACCAGCCGAACCGTGCCCATATCTTTCAGATCGGTTATGGCGGCTGTCTGTTGTTGAACGTCGACATTACACACCGCGAGACTATGCAAATTATCTCGCCAACGGCTATCGTCGGTCGGGAGATTTTCTGTACCAGACTGCTTGCCCAACCTGTCAGGCCTGTATCCCCTGTCGTATATGTATTGATGACGTAAAACTGCGCCGCCGGCACAGACGAATATTAAAAAAGAATACGGAACTCAAAATAGAAGTGCGGACCCCGTTTGTCGACTTGAAACTCGTAGGGTTGTACGAGCAATACATCAGTCTCCGACATAGAGACGGCGCAATGTATCCGCCAAACATCAATCATTTTTTGGCCTTTGCCGAAAGTAGCTGGGCAACAACCCGTTTCCTATGCGGTTTCCTTAGGGGGGAACTGGTTGCGGTGGCAGTCACAGATTTGGCCGAGAGATGTCTTTCTGCTGTGTACACCTTTTTTTCACCATTCCTGCCAGAGCGCAGTCTTGGCGTATGGGCCATCTTGCAACAAATTGAACTGGCCAGAGACTTCAATGCGGAACACCTCTATCTTGGTTTTTGGCTCCGAAATTGTAAGAAAATGGCATACAAAACCAATTTCCCTGGCTGTCAATTATTTGATAGGCAAAGCGGCTGGCTCTCTGTGGATAAATTTTTGCCAAATGATTAAAAATGCGTCATCATACGGCTCTCTTGAGAATCGCGTCCCTTCGACGCGACTTAAAGGGTAAGAAAACAGAGTCCAATATTTGTTATGGCAAAAGAAGAACACATTGAGATGCAGGGCACAGTCATTGAAACGTTGCCCAATACCATGTTCCGTGTCCAGTTGGAGAATGGGCACATTGTGACAGCCCATATCTCCGGGAAGATGCGTAAACATTACATTCGCATCTTGACTGGAGATAAAGTGACTGTCCAACTCACTCCTTATGACCTTTCCAAGGGGCGAATCGTTTTCCGCTCCAGATAAGGCGACCGTAAAAACGAAGATGCCGGCTTATGCCGGCATCTTCGTTTTGTCTTGAATGTTAATAGAAAGCGCGTCGCTGTCCTTGTCGACATCGACCACAACATGCCCCCCGCGGGCTAATCGACCAAATAATAACTCATCTGCTAGGGGCCGCTTGAGGTGTTCGCGAATCACGCGAGCCATTGGGCGCGCACCCATGCGGCGATCATAACCTTTGTCCGCAAGCCATGCCCTAGCCCTCTCAGTTACCTCTAGCACGACGCTTTTTTCATCAAGTTGTGCTTGAAGCTCAACCAGGAACTTGTCAACAATGGATTGTACAACCTCAGGAGATAAATGGTTGAACCAAAGCACCGCATCAAGACGGTTCCGGAACTCGGGCGTAAAGGTCCTTTGAATCGCGTCCAGGTTTTTAACGTCGGCACGTGTTGTTGTGAATCCTATACTGCCTTTTTCTACCTCCGCTGCCCCGGCATTGGTGGTCATCACCAGAATAATGTTTCGAAAATCGGCTTTACGCCCATTGTTGTCTGTCAGAGTGCCATGATCCATGACTTGCAGAAGCAGATTGAAAACATCTGGATGCGCTTTTTCTATTTCGTCCAAAAGCAAAACGGCATGTGGTGTCTTATTGACCGCTTCGGTAAGCAAGCCGCCTTGATCGTAACCGACATAACCAGGCGGCGCCCCAATAAGTCTTGAGACTGTATGGCGCTCCATATATTCCGACATATCGAAGCGAATCAACTCAATCCCCAGACATTTAGCCAATTGTTTTGTCACCTCTGTCTTGCCGACACCTGTCGGACCTGCGAGCAGGAAAGAGCCAACCGGCTTGTCTTCCGCGCCCAAGCCAGAACGTGCCAGTTTGATACTAGCGGCTAACTGCTCGATGGCTTCGTCTTGTCCAAAGACGACGAGCTTCAGATTCCGTTCTAGGTTTTGGAGTGATTTACGGTCATCGGTGGTGACTGTTTTCGCAGGAATCCGGGCCATTGACGCAACGACCTGCTCGATTTCATGCACACCAATGGTTTTTTTTCGCTTGGTTTCTGGCTTCAGCCTTTGGCGAGCACCAGCTTCGTCAATGACATCAATTGCCTTATCAGGTAGATGCCGATCCGTAATATAACGGGCCGCTAGCTGCGCAGCCGCACGTAAGGCAGCCACGGTATAACGGACACCATGATGGGCTTCATAGCGTTTCTTGAGCCCTTTGAGGATTTGAAATGTTTCCTCAGCGGATGGCTCAACGATATCAATTTTTTGAAATCGGCGTGCCAGAGCCCGATCTTTTTCAAAAATCCCTCGATACTCCTGAAAGGTTGTGGACCCCATGCAGCGCAACTCGCCGTTGGCCAAAAGTGGCTTGATCAAGTTCGACGCGTCCATCACGCCACCTGAAGCGGCACCTGCGCCAATGATGGTATGAATTTCATCAATGAATAGGATAGAGCCTGGTTCGTCTTTCAGGCGCTTAAGCAGCGCTTTAAGCCGCTTTTCGAAATCTCCCCGATATTTCGTCCCTGCCAGCAATGCGCCCAAATCTAGACTGTACACTGTTGCATCCGCAATGACCTCGGGCACATTTCCGTCGACGATGGCTTTGGCAAGCCCCTCCGCAATGGCTGTTTTGCCAACACCCGCATCACCAACGAACAGTGGGTTGTTTTTGCGGCGGCGACAAAGTACCTGGATCGTTCGTTCAAGCTCTTGCTCACGCCCAATCAGTGGATCGATCTTCCCTTCTGCTGCCAATTCGTTCAGGTTGGTGGCATAGGCAACCAATGGATCCGTGCCCTCTTTACGCGGGGCGCCTTCATCCTGTTCTTCTTCTTGAGCATGGGTGGCTTCTTGTCCAGGCACTTTGGAGATGCCATGCGAAATATAATTGACGACGTCAAGGCGTGTGACCCGCTCTTTACTGAGAAAATAGACGGCCTGGCTTTCTTGCTCACCGAAAATGGCGACGAGAACATTGGCCCCGTTCACCTCTTTTTTGCCCGAAGATTGGACATGAAATACCGCGCGTTGTAGCACCCTCTGAAATCCGAGTGTGGGCTGTGTATCCCGATCGGGATCGTCTGGCAACAATGGTGTCGTTTCATCGACAAATTTGTTCAAATGATGACGAAGGCGTTCGATATTCGCGCCGCAAGCTCGTAGGGCATTCGCTGCCACTTCGTTATCCAGTAACGCGAGCAAAAGATGTTCCACTGTCATGAACTCATGTCTTTTCTCACGCGCTCGCTGAAACGCTTCATTTAACGTGAGTTCTAAATCTTTGCTCAACATTGCGCTACCTCGTATTGCCCTTTTGTATAGTGACGCCTGCAGACTTGGTTTGGTTTGCCTTGGCCATACCTAAACTTTAGTCGGTTCATGCGCACTTTGCCAATTGAATCTGATGTTGTCGATACCGAGCGCGGACGTTGGTCCTATCAATCGTCGCGTTCGGTCACCGCAGTCAGTGGATGTCCATTGGCACGGCTGTAATCATTGACCATGGCTGCCTTGGTTTCCGCGATATCTGGTGTAAAAATACCAGCCACGCCTCGCCCCTGATGATGTACCTCGAGCATGATACGCACAGCA is part of the Gammaproteobacteria bacterium genome and encodes:
- a CDS encoding leucyl/phenylalanyl-tRNA--protein transferase, yielding MSELLLNLVENPDDFPNVSKACQAPDGLLAFSTKLSEALVIEAYQRGIFPWYEDGSPVLWWCPSQRCVLWPSHLKIRRSLRKRLRNSKYHFTVNCAFEDVIRWCAEIPRKGQNGTWITEDMRKVYISLHRSAIAHSIEVWENDVLIGGLYGIRIGGMFCGESMFSRRPDASKMALAVLCQLSLNTGVSVIDCQLPTEHLMSLGAVTIPRSEFIELLKRERQKSGIEWPCGPIKWQAQ
- a CDS encoding flagellar brake protein, with the translated sequence MGENYKFIVHWSGEERLDFEKLGLKIGIAMQLQREGDARRYVVRLIGIEPRHGVIVTPPRDRDGKTLFLREGQNVIVRFAMLNSVMAFETKVLEDKVKPYPHVHLAIPKEIESIEVRRAARIETDMQVTVINETTESAPIVARLADLSPIGARVESQKELAEKGNLLSLSFTVKIAHYEYTLTIRGTVVAAGAVDETNTGQPYYLGVQFHPPDEEDAAPLYAYVYQELLAELNFI
- a CDS encoding arginyltransferase, with the protein product MAMWSNQVASTMNRTNHIGRPNETIETLTPAEPCPYLSDRLWRLSVVERRHYTPRDYANYLANGYRRSGDFLYQTACPTCQACIPCRICIDDVKLRRRHRRILKKNTELKIEVRTPFVDLKLVGLYEQYISLRHRDGAMYPPNINHFLAFAESSWATTRFLCGFLRGELVAVAVTDLAERCLSAVYTFFSPFLPERSLGVWAILQQIELARDFNAEHLYLGFWLRNCKKMAYKTNFPGCQLFDRQSGWLSVDKFLPND
- the clpA gene encoding ATP-dependent Clp protease ATP-binding subunit ClpA; translated protein: MLSKDLELTLNEAFQRAREKRHEFMTVEHLLLALLDNEVAANALRACGANIERLRHHLNKFVDETTPLLPDDPDRDTQPTLGFQRVLQRAVFHVQSSGKKEVNGANVLVAIFGEQESQAVYFLSKERVTRLDVVNYISHGISKVPGQEATHAQEEEQDEGAPRKEGTDPLVAYATNLNELAAEGKIDPLIGREQELERTIQVLCRRRKNNPLFVGDAGVGKTAIAEGLAKAIVDGNVPEVIADATVYSLDLGALLAGTKYRGDFEKRLKALLKRLKDEPGSILFIDEIHTIIGAGAASGGVMDASNLIKPLLANGELRCMGSTTFQEYRGIFEKDRALARRFQKIDIVEPSAEETFQILKGLKKRYEAHHGVRYTVAALRAAAQLAARYITDRHLPDKAIDVIDEAGARQRLKPETKRKKTIGVHEIEQVVASMARIPAKTVTTDDRKSLQNLERNLKLVVFGQDEAIEQLAASIKLARSGLGAEDKPVGSFLLAGPTGVGKTEVTKQLAKCLGIELIRFDMSEYMERHTVSRLIGAPPGYVGYDQGGLLTEAVNKTPHAVLLLDEIEKAHPDVFNLLLQVMDHGTLTDNNGRKADFRNIILVMTTNAGAAEVEKGSIGFTTTRADVKNLDAIQRTFTPEFRNRLDAVLWFNHLSPEVVQSIVDKFLVELQAQLDEKSVVLEVTERARAWLADKGYDRRMGARPMARVIREHLKRPLADELLFGRLARGGHVVVDVDKDSDALSINIQDKTKMPA
- a CDS encoding translation initiation factor IF-1 produces the protein MAKEEHIEMQGTVIETLPNTMFRVQLENGHIVTAHISGKMRKHYIRILTGDKVTVQLTPYDLSKGRIVFRSR